GGGGCAGGGGAAGGCGATGGATTTCGGAGCGTTACCGCCGGAGGTCAACTCGGGCAGAATCTACGCGGGGCCGGGGTCGGCTCCCTTGCTGGCCGCCGCGGCCGCCTGGGACGGGTTGGCCACCGAATTGCATTCGACGGCGGCGGCTTACGGGTCGGCGATCTCGGACCTCACGAGCTCCGGCTGGCATGGGCCGTCGTCGATGTCGATGTCGGCCGCCGCGGCACCCTACATCGGGTGGCTGCGGAGAACCGCCGCGCAGGCCGAGCAGACGGCAGGTCAAGCCAATGCGGCGGCGGGCGCCTATGAGGCCGCGTTCGCGGCCAGCGTGCCGCCGCCGGTGATTGCAGCCAATCGCTCGCTGTTGGCGTCGCTGATTGCGACCAACGTCCTCGGTCAGAACACCCCGTCGATCGCGGCCACGGAGGCCCAGTACGCCGAGATGTGGGCCCAGGATGCCGCGGCGATGTACACCTATGCCGGCTCGTCGACGGCCGCGACCCGGCTGGGCACGTTCAGCGAACCAACGACGAACACCGACACCAGTGGCCAGGCCGACCAGGAGGCCGCGACCAACGCCGCAACGCAGTCTTCGCCCGGCTCTGATGTGCAATCGGCGTTGTCGCAGTTGACATCTCAGACCTCGTCCACGGCGCAAAGCGCGACCATCAACGCGGCGGCCACGACGACGTCGGCGGCGACCGCGACCGCGAGCTCGACGTCGTCGACCGGAATCGTTTCGGACCTCAACGGGGTTTTGAAAACGTTCAACAGCGTGCTCAACACGGTGGCGGGGCCGTACACGCCGCTGGGCGTAGCGGGCCTGATGAAGAACTGGTACCAGGTGTCGATCAGTATTCCGAACCTTGGTGTCGGCATCCAGGGCATCGGCCCCCTATTGAATCCCAAACCCATCAGCGGAGCGCTGGCACCGCTTTTGCACAGCGACCTGCTGGCCGGCTCCTGGGAGTCGGCGGGTGCGGCGTCGGCCGCGACGGGTCGCGCCGGCCTGGTCGGATCGTTGTCCGTGCCCGCCAACTGGGCCTCGTCCGTGCCGGCGGTCAGAACGGTCGCCTCGGAGCTCCCGGAGACCTTGCTCGAAACCGCGCCGGAGTCGGGTCTGCAAGGCATGTTCGGCCCGACGGCGCTGTCCAGCCTGGCCGGACGCGCTGCTGGGGGGACGGCCACGCGTGCCGTCGCTGGGCCCGTTCGAGTGCCCGGTGCCGTAGCCATCGACGACATCGCCACCACTTCCACCGTCATCGTGATCCCACCGAACGCGAAATAAGGAGTACAGCAATGATTTTCGGAGATTTCGCGTTATTGCCACCGGAGATCATCTCCGCCCAGATCCACTCGGGCTCGGGCGCGGGATCGCTGCTGGCTGCGGCGGAGAGTTGGGACGGGCTGGCTGCCGAGCTGCATTCCACCGCGGCCTCCTACGAATCGGCGATCTCGGGGCTGACCAACGACTCGTGGGCGGGTCCGTCCTCGGAGTCCATGGCGGCCGCGGCCGCACCCTATGTGACGTGGCTGTCGACCACTGCCGGTCAGGCTGAGGAGGCGGCCGCCGGGGCGCGGGTCGCGGCCGGCGCCTACGAGGCAGTGCTGGCAGCCACGGTGCCGCCGGCACTCGTAGCGGCGAACCGCAGCGAGCTGCAATCGCTGCTGGCGAGCAATGTCCTCGGACAAAACGGTGGCGCGATCGCGGCCAACGAAGCCGAGTACGGCCAGATGTGGGCCCAGGATGTCGACGCGATGTTCGGCTATGCCAGCGCCTCGTCGGACGCGGGCGACCTGAGCTCGTTCACCGACCCGCCGAAGACCACCAATGATGACGCTCAGGCGGCGCAGTCGGCGGCGACCACCTCATCGAGCACGGCCTCCAGCAGCTCGTCGACGTCGTGGCTCACCCAGATCGAGAACTACATCACCTCGCTCACGACCCAATACACCGACTCCTGGGAGAATTTGATCACCGGAGCCACCGGTAATTCACAGATCGCCCCGCTCTGGGAGACGCTGTACTCCAGCATTTCGGGAATCGGCAGCCAGGGCACCTGGACCAACGTCGTGAACAGCAGTTCCAGCCTTGGCATTTCGCAGTGGAAGAACTTCTTCATTTATCGGCCGTGGAGCGCCGGCATCGCGAAATCTGGTCTGGGGGCGGGTCTTTCGTCGCCTGGCCACATTGCACCGCATGTCGCATCGGCCAGTCTGGGTAATGCGCCCACCGTGGGGAGACTGTCGGTGCCGGCGAGCTGGGCAACCGCCACCCCGGCGATGAGGTTGGCCGCCACCGCGCTACCGGCGACCAGCGCCGCCGCGTCCGCCACCGGAGTGTTTCCGGGAAACCTGGTCAACGAGGCGACCCTGGGCAGTTTGTCGGGCGGCGCGCTGGGCAGCCCGGCTTCCCGCGCCGTGCGATCCACCGAAATACAGAGGCGCGCCGTCACCGGTGAGCGCCGGCAGGAGCCGGTCAAGCTCGACCGCGTCATCGCGCAACTGCAGGAGATGCCCGATCAGGTCCAGCACTGGAACGTCGACGAGTCCGGACTCGACGAGTTGGTCGCGCGACTGCGAACCACGCCTGGTGTGCACGCGGTACACGTCAACGAAGGCAAAGAGACCGCGGCCGCGCGGTCCGAATAACCGAAGGAGGATCCATGAAGAAATGGCCTGCACTACTTGGCATTTCGATGGGAATAATCTTCGCGGTGCCCGCGCACGCCGACCCGGGCATGGAGGAACCGCCGAACGACGACAACAACGACGCGTTCATTGCCGACCTACACAAGGTGGGCATCAACTTTCAGGACCCGGCCCAAGCCGTCAGCGCCGGAAAAACGGTGTGCGGGTTGATCCATCACGGTGTCTCCGGTCTGCAACTCCTCAACGATCTCAAGGACAACAACCCGGGGCTGAGTACCAGCGGTGCTGCGCAGTTCGCCACGCTCTCGGCGAAATCGTATTGCCCGCGCCAACTCCAAGCCGGCGACGAAGTCAACGGTAAGAACGGCAAGAGCTAAACCAGTTCGGCGCCAAGGCCGATCGCGCGCACGGTGCCGGCGAGGTGGGTCTGCACGGCCTGCAACGCCCGTGGTAGATCGCCATCGCGCAGCGCTTCGGCGATGCCGAGGTGCTCGTGCATGATCGTCGTCACTCGATCCGGTTCGCGCAACGCCGATTCGCCGGTCATCCGCATCTGGCGGTCGCGCAGCGAGGAGTAGAAGCCGCACAGAATCGCGTTCTGCGACTCGTCCAGGGTGATGGCGTGGAAGGCGCGGTCGGAGTCGAGGAATTCTCGCCAATCGCTCGCAGCGGCGGCGTCATGCTGACGCTGCAACTCGGCCGACAACCGCTCGAACACCGCGGCGCAGGCGGCGGGCCCACGATCGACCACCTTGCGGGCCGCGTACTGCTCGAATATCAGCCGGGCCTCGATGACCGCGCGGACCTCGTCAGCAGAGACCGGGACGACGAGCGCCCCGCGTTGCGGATACAGGCGCAGCAGGCCCTCGGCCTCCATACGCAGGAACGCCTCCCGCACCGGAGTCCGCGACATCCCCAGCGCGCTGGCGACGTCACCCTCACTGATCAACTCGCCGCCGGGAAACACGCCGGTGAGCACCTGGGTTTTGACATACTCGAGCGCCCGGTCCTTGGCGCTCGCTGCCACGGCGCCCCCTTGTAGCTCAGTCGTATCTCAAGTGCGTCTATGACCGTACACCACGCTCGGATTGACACTGAGATACAAGATAGATACGATTCAAACACAAGATGCACTTAAGCACTAAGGAGAAGCACAATGTCCACTGCGAACCCAGCCCAGACAGTGGCCGTGAACCTGGACCCGACGATCCCCGCACCGATGACCAACGTGGCCGAGTACGGATTCGAGGGCCGGTTCGCCGACTGGGCCGATGACGCCTGCTACTTCGAGTACTCCAAGGCGGCCAATCCGATCGGATCCGGATTTGCGCCGCAGGTGCCGGTTACCCAGTTCGGGCCCGACGTCTACATGGACCAGCCGACAGGCGTGCTGCCCCTGGACCTGTCCTCGGACCTGGGCATCGCGGGCGCCGCGACCAGTCCCGCACTGCTGGCCAACTTCCTGCGGATCCGCGCTGGTGAGCAGATCGACACCAGTCCTAACGCCACCTCGCAGCTGTACTACGTGCTCTTCGGGCACGGCTTCGCCGCGGTCAACGGCCAGCTGGTCAAGTGGGAGAAGGGTGACTTCCTCACCCTGCCCGCGGGTGCCCGCTCGGTCTTCTACGCCGACTCCGAGGCGGCCATGTACTGGGTGCACGACGAGCCGCTGCTGCGCTACCTGGGCGCCGAAGCGCGTGAGCCGAGGTTTCGAGCGACCAAGTTCCGGCGGTCGGACGCGGTGTCCAAGCTGGAGGAGATCGCTTCGCGTCCCGGCGCCAACGACAAGAGCCGGGTGAGCGTGCTGCTGGCCAACGAGAACCAGGAGCAGACGCTGACCATCACCCACGTCCTGTGGGCAATGTTCGGTGTGCTGCCCCCCAACCAGGAGCAGCGTCCCCACCGGCACCAGTCCGTCGCATTGGATCTCATTCTCGATGCACCGCCCAGCGGCTGCTACTCGTTGCTGGGAACTCGTCTCGACGAGCGGGGAAACATTGTCGACCCGATCCGGGTGGACTGGCAGGCCGGTGGTGCGTTCACCACTCCGCCGGGGATGTGGCACGCCCACTTCAACGAGACCGACCAGCCGGCCCACTTGATTCCCGTTCAGGATGCGGGGCTGCAGACCCACCTGCGCAGTCTCGACATCAAATTCACCCAGCGACGCGACCTCGTTGCCGGCTGAAGCTGCTGGCTGAACCGGGGCCCGTGCGCCGTCGAGGTTTGGTGAATAGTGTGACGTGGCATGAAGTTGCCACTGCTGGGTCCGGTGTCGCTCACGGGCTTTCAGAACGGCTGGTTCTTCCTGTTCCTGCTGGCCGTGCTGTTGGTGATAGGGCTCTATGTCGTCCAGCAATTCGCGCGACGGCGTCGCGTGTTGCCGTTCGCCAACATGGAAGTGCTCGAGCGCGTCGCCCCGGCCCGGCTGTCCCGGTGGCGCCACATCCCGACGATCCTGCTGGCCGCCTCGCTGGTGCTGCTGACGACGGCGATGGCCGGGCCGACGACCGATGTCCGGATTCCACTCAACCGCGCGGTGGTGATGCTGGTCATCGACGTCTCGGAGTCCATGGCCGCCACCGATGTGGCTCCGACCCGGCTGGCCGCCGCGCAGGAAGCCGGTAAGCAATTCGCCGACGAGTTGACGCCGGCCATCAACCTCGGGCTGGTGGCGTTCGCGGCCAACGCCACCCTGCTGGTGTCTCCGACGACGAACCGCGGCGCCGTCAAAGCCGCGATCGACGGGCTGCAGCCGGCGCCGAAAACCGCTACCGGAGAGGGCCTTTTCACCGCGCTGCAGGCGATCGCGACGGTCGGTGCGGTGATGGGCGGCGGCGACGGCCCGCCACCGGCACGCATCGTGCTGGAGTCCGACGGCGCCGAGAACGTGCCACTGGATCCCAACGCTCCGCAGGGAGCGTTCACCGCGGCGCGCGCGGCCAAGGCTGAGGGCGTTCAGATATCGACGATCTCCTTCGGTACGCCTGACGGCACCGTCCCTTATCAGGGCGCCACGATTCCGGTTCCGGTCGACGATCAGACCCTGCAGGAAATCTGCAAGATCACCGACGGCCAGGCGTTCCATGCCAACAGCCTGGAGTCGCTCAAGGAGGTCTACGGGACGCTGCAACGCCAGATCGGCTACGAGACCGTCAAGGGCGACGCGAGCCTGGCGTGGTTGCTGCTCGGCTCCGTCGTGATGGCCGCCGCGGTGTTGGCCGGCCTGTTCCTCAACCGCAGGCTGCCCGCCTGACGGTCTAAGTAGGCAGCCTGCGGTTGATCAGCAGCGCCAACGCCGTCGCGACCAACGCGGTCAGCACCCCGAGGCGCAACCACCCGGAACCTCCAGGCCCGGGGACGGTGCGATACCCGATCTCCTTCTGGATGGCTTGGTAGTCCTTGTTGAGTTCGTCGAGGTTTGCTGCG
The DNA window shown above is from Mycobacterium sp. Aquia_216 and carries:
- a CDS encoding PPE family protein, translated to MDFGALPPEVNSGRIYAGPGSAPLLAAAAAWDGLATELHSTAAAYGSAISDLTSSGWHGPSSMSMSAAAAPYIGWLRRTAAQAEQTAGQANAAAGAYEAAFAASVPPPVIAANRSLLASLIATNVLGQNTPSIAATEAQYAEMWAQDAAAMYTYAGSSTAATRLGTFSEPTTNTDTSGQADQEAATNAATQSSPGSDVQSALSQLTSQTSSTAQSATINAAATTTSAATATASSTSSTGIVSDLNGVLKTFNSVLNTVAGPYTPLGVAGLMKNWYQVSISIPNLGVGIQGIGPLLNPKPISGALAPLLHSDLLAGSWESAGAASAATGRAGLVGSLSVPANWASSVPAVRTVASELPETLLETAPESGLQGMFGPTALSSLAGRAAGGTATRAVAGPVRVPGAVAIDDIATTSTVIVIPPNAK
- a CDS encoding GntR family transcriptional regulator, which translates into the protein MAASAKDRALEYVKTQVLTGVFPGGELISEGDVASALGMSRTPVREAFLRMEAEGLLRLYPQRGALVVPVSADEVRAVIEARLIFEQYAARKVVDRGPAACAAVFERLSAELQRQHDAAAASDWREFLDSDRAFHAITLDESQNAILCGFYSSLRDRQMRMTGESALREPDRVTTIMHEHLGIAEALRDGDLPRALQAVQTHLAGTVRAIGLGAELV
- a CDS encoding PPE family protein, coding for MIFGDFALLPPEIISAQIHSGSGAGSLLAAAESWDGLAAELHSTAASYESAISGLTNDSWAGPSSESMAAAAAPYVTWLSTTAGQAEEAAAGARVAAGAYEAVLAATVPPALVAANRSELQSLLASNVLGQNGGAIAANEAEYGQMWAQDVDAMFGYASASSDAGDLSSFTDPPKTTNDDAQAAQSAATTSSSTASSSSSTSWLTQIENYITSLTTQYTDSWENLITGATGNSQIAPLWETLYSSISGIGSQGTWTNVVNSSSSLGISQWKNFFIYRPWSAGIAKSGLGAGLSSPGHIAPHVASASLGNAPTVGRLSVPASWATATPAMRLAATALPATSAAASATGVFPGNLVNEATLGSLSGGALGSPASRAVRSTEIQRRAVTGERRQEPVKLDRVIAQLQEMPDQVQHWNVDESGLDELVARLRTTPGVHAVHVNEGKETAAARSE
- a CDS encoding VWA domain-containing protein yields the protein MKLPLLGPVSLTGFQNGWFFLFLLAVLLVIGLYVVQQFARRRRVLPFANMEVLERVAPARLSRWRHIPTILLAASLVLLTTAMAGPTTDVRIPLNRAVVMLVIDVSESMAATDVAPTRLAAAQEAGKQFADELTPAINLGLVAFAANATLLVSPTTNRGAVKAAIDGLQPAPKTATGEGLFTALQAIATVGAVMGGGDGPPPARIVLESDGAENVPLDPNAPQGAFTAARAAKAEGVQISTISFGTPDGTVPYQGATIPVPVDDQTLQEICKITDGQAFHANSLESLKEVYGTLQRQIGYETVKGDASLAWLLLGSVVMAAAVLAGLFLNRRLPA
- a CDS encoding DUF732 domain-containing protein: MKKWPALLGISMGIIFAVPAHADPGMEEPPNDDNNDAFIADLHKVGINFQDPAQAVSAGKTVCGLIHHGVSGLQLLNDLKDNNPGLSTSGAAQFATLSAKSYCPRQLQAGDEVNGKNGKS
- a CDS encoding cupin; the protein is MSTANPAQTVAVNLDPTIPAPMTNVAEYGFEGRFADWADDACYFEYSKAANPIGSGFAPQVPVTQFGPDVYMDQPTGVLPLDLSSDLGIAGAATSPALLANFLRIRAGEQIDTSPNATSQLYYVLFGHGFAAVNGQLVKWEKGDFLTLPAGARSVFYADSEAAMYWVHDEPLLRYLGAEAREPRFRATKFRRSDAVSKLEEIASRPGANDKSRVSVLLANENQEQTLTITHVLWAMFGVLPPNQEQRPHRHQSVALDLILDAPPSGCYSLLGTRLDERGNIVDPIRVDWQAGGAFTTPPGMWHAHFNETDQPAHLIPVQDAGLQTHLRSLDIKFTQRRDLVAG